A DNA window from Candidatus Hydrogenedentota bacterium contains the following coding sequences:
- a CDS encoding MinD/ParA family protein, with amino-acid sequence MSRNVATQANHLRDFVRRNQGAGRVLAVTSGKGGVGKTNTSVNLAIALAQRGASVTVLDADLGLANVEVLLGLNSLYNLQHVVTGEKRMLDILATGPGGIRVVPGSSGISRFADLGPNARQNVLNGLEELQQSSDFIIIDTMAGIGQNAVAFAAAADEVMLVTTPEPSSIVDAYAMIKTIFQQRDDAVFRLIINQALNEQQGKAVAQKIGHVAQQFLGRSLTYMGHVPRDPHVQQAVMQSQPFTLRFPGAPATRCVQDIAARLLQQRPQDANARPSFFRRIAENLGIASNA; translated from the coding sequence ACAGGCAAACCACTTGCGCGATTTTGTGCGGCGGAACCAGGGCGCGGGGCGCGTGCTTGCGGTGACGAGCGGCAAGGGCGGCGTCGGCAAGACAAACACGAGCGTCAATCTTGCGATCGCGCTCGCGCAACGCGGCGCAAGCGTCACCGTGCTCGACGCGGACCTCGGTCTCGCAAATGTCGAAGTGCTGCTTGGTCTCAATTCGCTGTACAACCTGCAACACGTCGTCACCGGCGAGAAACGGATGCTCGATATCCTGGCGACCGGGCCCGGCGGCATTCGCGTCGTGCCGGGCAGTTCGGGCATCTCGCGCTTCGCCGATCTCGGACCGAACGCGCGCCAAAACGTCTTGAACGGACTGGAAGAACTTCAGCAGTCTTCGGATTTCATCATTATCGATACGATGGCGGGCATCGGACAAAATGCAGTCGCCTTTGCTGCCGCCGCGGACGAAGTCATGCTCGTAACGACGCCGGAGCCGTCGTCGATCGTCGATGCTTACGCGATGATCAAGACTATATTCCAGCAACGCGACGACGCGGTCTTTCGTCTAATCATCAATCAGGCCCTGAACGAACAACAGGGGAAAGCGGTCGCGCAAAAAATTGGTCACGTCGCCCAGCAGTTCCTCGGCCGCAGCCTCACCTACATGGGTCACGTCCCACGCGATCCCCACGTGCAGCAGGCTGTCATGCAGTCGCAACCGTTCACGCTTCGCTTCCCCGGCGCGCCCGCGACCCGATGCGTGCAGGACATTGCCGCCCGCCTCCTCCAACAACGCCCACAAGACGCAAACGCCCGCCCCAGCTTCTTCCGCCGGATCGCCGAGAACCTGGGTATCGCCAGCAACGCGTAG